In Flavobacterium sp. GSB-24, the genomic window TAGGCTGCCAAATATATTGCTTTTTACATTGAATCCATCTGATAACGAAGCTTTTGCTACAATTACGGGCTCTTTTGCAGAAGACGGCACGCCTGGAAAAGTTCAGTTCGGACCTGCCTGGTGGTTTAATGACCATATTGAAGGCATTAAGGCGCAGTTATTGGCTTCTGCCAATTATTCGCTGCTAAGTCGTTTTGTAGGGATGACCACAGATTCAAGAAGCATACTATCATTCTCCAGACATGATTATTTCAGAAGAATTTTGTGCAATATAATTGGTGAATGGGTAGAGAAAGGATTACTGCCAAAAAATGACTTGTACTTAAAAGAATTAATAACCGATATATGCTATAACAATAGTAAAATAATGATATCAAATGAATAATACACAATCAAAAGTTGCGGTGGTTACAGGCGCGGGTGGAACATTATGCTCGGAGATGGCCCGTAATCTGGCATCTCAGGGATATAAGTTAGCACTGCTTGGCAGAACACTTGAGAAATTAAAATTAGTAGAGGAACAGATTAAAGAACAGGGCGGTACTGCTATTTCTATAGCTGTTGATGTTTCCAATACCCAATCCGTTGCTGAGGCTAAAGAAATTATAAAAAAAGAATTAGGCACCTGCAGCGTACTTATAAACGGAGCGGGTGGCAATCAAATGGATGCCCTTACAAATACTACTGAATTTCAGGAAGACGAACTTAATGGTAAAGATGGCGTTAAGGGTTTTTTTAATCTAAATATGGACGTCTTTCAAAATGTAATTAATGTCAATACCATGGGTACAGTCATTCCTTCCTTTGTTTTCGGAAGAGATATGGCGTCACAAAAATCGGGTGTGATCATCAATATTGCCTCTATGAACAGTTACCGTCCTTTGACAAAAGTAGGAGCATACGGAATGGCAAAAGCCGGAATAGCCAATTTTACACAATGGCTTGCCACTTATCTTGCACCAGCCAATGTGAGAGTAAATGCAATTGCACCGGGATTTTTCTTAAATGAAAGAAGCAAAAAAATCATGTACAATGAGGATGGCTCCCAGACAGCCCGTGCTGAAAATGTGTTGGGGCATACTCCAATGAAACGTTTTGGAGAAGCGTCGGAATTAATCGGATGCATGAACTGGCTTATCGATGATAAGGCCGCTTCATTTGTAACTGGAATTGTTGTTCCTATAGATGGCGGTTTTTTATCATCATCAGGAGTTTAAACTAAATTTAAAATTAAAAAGATATGAGTACAGATCAATACAAAAAAGAAGTAAGCATGATGAAGCTTGATAAGCTTATTGAAATGCGCGAGAATATTTCGAAGGCAACCTTTCCGGTTTCAGATGATGAATTACTAAACAGGTTCCAGGAATTATATACAGGTGCTATTAATGATGTGCTTAGAGAATTCTGTTTGATGAATCAGGCCCTGCCAAATTATATTTTGCCTTTAAGAGAATATAGAACTGTAGCCGGATTTGCCTTCACCGTTAAGAGTTCAACAAGTACAAAAGTATCAGGAGAAATGGAATTTCGTACTCAGATGCTTGATGAAATGCATGAAAATGCTTTTGTAGTATGGGACAGCAGCAAGGACGAAGAATCAACTTCATGGGGCGGTGTAATGACCGCGACTGCAAAGGGAAAAAAAATCAGGGCAGCTTGTCTGGATGGAGGCATTCGTGATACCCACCAGATTCTTGAAGCTGATTTCCCTGTTTTCTATAAATACCGTTCCTCTAATGGAAGTCTTGGACGTTGTCTGATTACAGATTATCAGGTGCCGCTTCAGATCGGACATGTAATTATAAAGCCAGGTGATATCGTTCTGGGTGATGTTGATGGCGTACTAGTAGTTCCAAGAGATATTGCGTTTGAGGTACTTGTGCGTGCTGAGGAAATTAAGGAAAACGAGAAAAAAATATTCGGGTGGGTTGCTGAAGGACAGAGTGTAAGAGATATTACAGACAAGGGAGGCTATTTTTAATTTCTAATAAAATACAATGAAATTATCATTTTTATTTTTTGGCAATACCCCTGATGAAAAATGGGAGCTGTGCAGACAGATGGGGATTGACTATGCGATTGCAAAATTAGCACCTGAAATTACAGGAATGCCTTCTATTGACAATTTTGATTCTTTTGAAAAGTCAAAGGAAATTTATACCAATGCAGGCTTTGAGTTATACGGACTGGAAGGAGATCAGTTTGATATGACCCGAATAAAATTAGGGCTTCCGGGCAAAGAACAGGATATTGAAAAATACTGCCGAATGCTTGAAAATATGAACAGACTGGACGTGAGATTGCTCTGTTACAATTTTATGGTGACCGGCTGGTACAGAACCCGCAAAGATATTAAGGAAAGAGGAGGTGCGATTGTCAGCGGATTTTCCATGAAAGAGGCTGCTCTTGAGCCGGCATCGCAATATGGAATATTTACTGAAAATCAAATTTGGGAAAATTACCAGTGGTTTGTAGAGCAGATTATGCCCGTGGCGGAGTCAAACGGAATAAAAATGGCGCTTCATCCTGATGATCCGCCTATTACCCCGCTGCACGGTATCAGCCGTATTTTAACATCGGCCGATGCTATCGACAAGGCTTTATCTTTTTCACAAAGTCCCTCACATGGTCTTACTTTTTGTCAGGGAACCTATACCACCATGAATGAAAATGTAGAAGCAATGATTGAAAAGCACGGAAAAAGCAATAAAATATTTTTTGTGCATATAAGAGATGTTGTGGGAACACCTGAAAATTTTAGGGAAACCTTCCATGATAACGGGCCAACTGATATGTTCAAAATGATGCAGGCCTATAAGGCAGTCGGATTTGACGGTCCGCTGCGGTCAGACCACGTACCAACAATGGCCGGAGAGAGCAACGAACATTTCGGTTATGAGATGAAAGGAAATCTGTTTGGGATTGGCTATATAAAAGGACTTATGCATGGCTGTGGAATTAAATAAAAATTATTTAATTCCATTGATCAATTAAAATAAACTGCTTCCTTTGGGAGCAAATCCAAAATAGAATGCTTTCAGGTAATTATAAAATATTGTTTGACAAATTAGTTTCCACTATCGATAAGCAGAGGGTCTATCATGATTCGTTGTCGCTTTTGGCATATGGAACTGATGCAAGTTTTTACAGACTGATCCCTAAAATTGTCATCAAGGCAAAAGACGAGCAGGAAGTCGGCTTTATCTTAAGGGAGTCATCTGCACTAGGTCTTGCCGTAACTTTCAGGGCTGCGGGAACTAGTTTATCAGGACAGGCCGTAACGGACTCTGTTCTGGTGGTTGCCGGACAGCATTGGAAAGATTATGAGATATTAGACAATGGAAACGCCATCCGTCTGCAGCCCGGAATTGTAGGTTCAAGGGCAAATATTTTACTGGATCCCTATAACAAAAAAATAGGGCCCGATCCGGCTTCTATAAATGCGGCAATGATTGGAGGCATAGCATCCAACAATGCAAGCGGTATGTGCTGTGGTACAGCTCAGAATACTTACAATACTGTAAAATCAATGCGCATTATATTTGCTGATGGGACAATTCTTGACACAGCCGATGCCATCAGCAGGACAGCTTTTCAAAAACAAAAGCCTGATCTTCTAAAAAAAATACAGGGCCTTGCTCAACGCACCAAAGAAGATACTGTGCTGGCGCAACGAATCTCAGGCAAATATAAAATGAAAAATACAACGGGCTACAGTTTGAATGCCCTGATAGATTATAATGATCCCTTTGAAATTATCGAGCATTTAATGATCGGTTCGGAAGGCACGCTGGGTTTTATTTCAGAAATTACGCTGCAGACAGTAGAAAACCATAAGTACAAAGCGGCCTCTCTCATGATTTTTCAAAACGTTGAGAGTGCCTGCCGGGTGGTAAGTTTATTAAAGAATGCTCCTGTAGCGGCGGTAGAGCTGATTGATCGTTCGGGACTTCGATCAGTAGAAAGCGATAGAGGTGTTCCGGCTTATATTAAGACATTAGGACCCGATGCCTGTGCACTGCTGGTAGATACAAGAGCATCAGATTCACAGACTTTACAAGTACAGATCTCGTCTATTTTAAATATTGTATCGCCGTATCCTATAGAATTTCCGGCAGTTTTCACTGATGAACCATTGGAGTATGCGCTATTATGGAAAATCCGAAAAGGACTTTTCCCATCAGTAGGAGCCATGAGACAGAGTGGCACTACTGTTATTATTGAAGATATTGCCTTTAGAGTGGAGCAATTGGCGGAGGCAACCCTGGAACTGCAAAAGCTGTTCATGAAATGGAACTATAAGGAGGCCGTAATTTTTGGGCATGCACTTGAAGGTAATCTTCATTTTGTTTTTACCCAGAATTTTGATTCTCAAAGTGAGATTGACCGCTATGCTAATTTTATGGATGATGTGGCAGATCTTGTGGTACATAAATTTGACGGATCTCTTAAGGCAGAGCATGGCACAGGTAGAAATATGGCTCCTTATGTAGAAATGGAGTGGGGCACACAAGCCTATGGACTAATGAAAGAAATAAAAGCCATATTTGATCCCAAAAACCTTCTAAATCCTGGCGTTATTTTAAATGACGATCCTAAAATTCATCTGAAAAATTTAAAACCTATTCCAGTTTCTAATGCTATTATTGATCCTTGTATTGAATGCGGTTTTTGTGAGCCAAACTGTGTTTCGGCTGATTTTACACTCTCTCCAAGACAGCGCATAGCGGTTAACCGTGAGATTAGCAGACTTCATGCGACGGGAGAAAATCCAAAAGAGCTTGAAGCCCTTCTTGATAATTTTCAGTTTAAGGCTGATGACACCTGCGCAACCGATGGGCTTTGCGCACTAAGTTGTCCTGTGAACATTGATACGGGTACATTTGTAAAGGAGCTTAGAAAAAATCATATAGGAAAACCTTCTAGGACAGCATATTGGATTGCAGCCCATTTATCATTTATAACAGCAGTTTTAAATAGAATGCTTTCTGTGGTGCGTTTATTTCAATTACTGCTTGGCAATAAAATAATGTACAAGATTTCAGGTTTTATGAGATTTGTTTCAGGAGACAGAATACCGCAATGGAACAATTTTATGCCTAGTGGAGCATCTTCTTTGAAGTCTTTAGAAAATCAGATTACTAGTCATAGAAAGATTGTGTACTATCCTTCCTGCATTAACAGGACAATGGGTGTTTCTGCTGAAGATAATTGTCAGCAACAGCTTTCCGACGTAATCGTCAGGCTACTGCACAAAGGCGGTTTTGAGGTGATCTATCCTTCAAAACTCAATAACTTGTGCTGTGGAATGCCTTTTTCAAGCAAAGGATATTCCGATATCGCTGCTGAAACAGGCCTTACTCTGGAAAATGCTCTTACGGCAGCCAGTGAAAACGGGAAATGGCCAATACTGTCTGATATGAGCCCTTGTCTTTATACCATGCGTGAGAACGCAAAAAAAACAAAAAGCACACTTAAAATTTATGAACCTGTCGAGTTTATAAATGATATTTTGCTGCATTTTTTAAAAATTAACCCTCTGCAGGAAACTGTTGCGGTTTTTCCTGTATGCAGTATGAAAAAAATGGGTCTCGAAGACAAACTGACCGAACTGGCTCAAAAATGTGCTTCCCAGGTAATTGTACCACAGACTAATTGTTGCGGATTCTCTGGAGACAAAGGTTTTGAAATTCCGGAGCTTAATGCATCAGGTCTCTCAGAGCTTCGGGAGCAGCTTGGTCCAGAAGTGAAAAGAGGATATTCAAACAGCAGAACCTGTGAAATCGGCTTAAGCCTGCATTCAGGCATTTCACATCAGTCTATTGTATATTTAGTAGATGAGGTCAGCGAAGGTCGGAGAAGTACCAGATAAAAATAGTTGAATAATGCTATTTTTGAAAACCGGCTTCTAAGAAAAAATAAAAAAATAAAAAAAATTAACAATCAGAAGAGATGAATCAATTACAAACGCTGGATTATGTTACGATTATCATTTACATGCTGCTTATGGCTGGTATTGGTATTTTTCTAGGCAAATACATTAAAAATATTGGCGATTATTTTAAAGGCGGGAGTGCCGTCTCATGGGTAGCAGGAGGTATTAGTAATTTTATGACCAAATTCAGCACATTTGTATTTGTGGCTTATGCGGGAATTGCCTATTCAGATGGACTGGTAGCCATAACTATAATGTGGTCTACTATCTTTCCTTCTTTAATAGCCGTGTTTGTTTATGCCAAACTTTGGAAACGTGCAGGTATTATCAGTCCTGTAGAGTTTCTGGAAACCAGGTTCAACGCGCCTATACGCCAAATATTCTCCTGGTGTGGTGTTTTATTGAAGTTATTGGACGACATGATTAAATTATATTCTATTGGCATTTTTGTTATGGCAGCGTCAGGGATACCTTTTGAAACAGCTATTATATATTGTGGGATTGTTGTTTCCGTATATACTGTAGTTGGCGGATTCCTCGCAGTCATTGTGACTGATGTTGTGCAATTTGTAATCTTATTATTTTCAACTTTTATTTTAGTACCATTAGCGTATGATGCTGCGGGAGGTATTGCGCACATGCAGGAAGTGATCCCAAATAATATGAATTGGTTTAACGGTGAGAAAGGAATGCCAATTTACCTTATGGTGTATTATCTGACCATCATTATTAAATATTTAGGAAACTGGACTTTCATACAGCGATTTTACAGTGCTAAGAGTGAATCTGACGGAAAGAAAATCGGAATATTGTCTGCGGTTCTCTTTCTTATATTTCCAGTAATTTTTCTTTTTCCTGCCGTAGCGGCAAGGGTTATTTTGCCTGATTTAGAAAATCCTGAAATGTCCTATGTTGCCTTATGCTTAAAATTGCTTCCTCCTGGAATTATGGGGCTGATGATAGCTGCGATGTTTGCAGCAACAATGTCTGTTTTAAGTGCAGAGTTTAATGTTACGGCAAGTGTATTGACCCGAGACATCTATCAGCGCCTTTTTAGAAAAAATGCTTCTCCAACAGAGTCACTTTGGGCAGCAAGGATTATGACCCTTTTGGTAGGCACCATTGTGTCGATTGGTGCTCTTTATGTTCAGAAACTTGGGGGAGCCTTTGAAGTAAATCAATATTTATCAGGTATTTTTTCAATTCCAATGATTATACCGGTAATTATGGGAGTGATTTTCTGGAAGCCTCAACCCTGGGGTGCCCTTGCTTCGATGGTCATTGGAATTTTACTTGGCATTATATTGAATTATACGAAAGTTTTTAGTTGGGAAATAGCAACGCTTATAGAAGTTGCAGTTTGTGTGGGAGTGTTCATGTTATCAGGATTGTTTTTATCTCAGGACAGCCGCTACAACGAAAAAGTAAAAGCTTTTTTTATCAAATTGTCTACACCAAGTACTAAGACAGAAGAGGAAAATGATGGAGTAATTGGCGGGCTAATGATGCTGTATGCTGTTGCTTTTTCAGTAACAGGAACTATGTTCGTTGTCATGGGATTTCCTTCCATTTCAGGGATGAGCGGAAAGCTTGCTATTTCTTCAGGCATTATATGTCTTATTGGCGCAGTAATTTTCTACAGCAAAGGACGTAAGGCAAAGAAAACATAAAGTAGTAAGAGAAAAAGAAATGGGATCATTCGATCCTGTAACAATCGTGTAAAATTTCCTTTCAGGACAGGATTAACGCGTCTCGGAGGCACACAATTTTAATTAAATTATTATATGAGCTCAAGATTTTTCATAAATAGACTTAAAAATATAATGACTGCTTTAATAATGTTCTGTGCATTTGAAGTGAGTTCCCAAAGCGATAAGCAAATGGATATGAAAGTTTCGGCGCTGCTCAGTAAAATGACGCTGGCAGAAAAAGTGGGACAGCTAAATCTGGCTACCTATGTCAATGAAAACAACACCACTAATTCTTTAGAAACCCTAATTAAAAAAGGAGCAGTTGGAAGCATTTTAAAAAGTAACGGAGCAATGACCAACCTTCGGTTGCAGAAAATTGCTGTAGAAGAAACCCGTCTTGGTATTCCGATGATGTTTCAGGAAGATGTAATTCATGGATACAAAACTATATTCCCTTCTCCTTTAGGAGAGGCTGCAAGCTGGAATCTGGAGAATATCGAAAAATCCGCCTCAATTGCCGCCAGAGAAGCTGCTGCAGGCGGTATTCACCTAACTTATGCCCCAATGGTAGATATCACTTTTGACCCAAGATGGGGAAGAATTATTGAAGGGGCTGGCGAAGACCCTTATTATGGGAGCCTTGTAGCCGCAGCACGAGTAAAGGGATTTCAGGGAACAGAGATGAAGAGCGGTAAAAATGTTATGGCCTGTGTCAAGCATTTTGCCGGCTATGGTGCCGCGCTGGCAGGCCGTGACTATAATATTGCGGATTTCTCAGAGCGCACCTTAAGAGAGCTTTATCTTCCGCCTTTTAAGGCTGCCATAGAGGCGGGAGCAGGAGCATTAATGACTGCTTATTCTGCCTTTGACGGTATCCCGGCAAGTGCAAATAAAAAATTGCTTACTGACATCCTTCGTAAAGAATTGGGTTTTAAAAACTTGGTAATTACAGATTGGGAAACTATAAATAATCTGGTAAAAATTGGCGCTGCCCAAGATCAGAAGCAGGCTGCCCTCCAAGCAATTGATGCCGGGGTTGAACTTGATATGACAAGTGGTATTTACTTAAAATATCTGGAGGAGCTTGTGAACGAGGGAAAGGTTGATATTAAAATTATTGACTCGGCAGTGAAGCATGTGCTGGAAGCCAAATATAAGCTTGGGCTTTTTGATAATCCTTATGCTTTTTTTGATGCAAAAAGAGAAAAAGAAACCCTTCTAAACAAAGCCCATCTTGATTTTGCCAGAAAAGCGGCCAGGGAGTCAATGGTATTGCTTAAAAATGAAAATAAACTGCTTCCTATTGATGGACAGGTAAAAAAAATTGCAGTAATAGGTCCTATGGCGAATGCCAAAAAAGACATGCTTTCATGGTGGGGAGGCAATTATTCTCAGGGGAAACCAGAGGATGTAGTTTCTCTTGTGGAAGGGCTTAAACAAAGTGTAGATCCATCGGTTGTCATCTCGTATGCGGAGGGGGTAAAACTTGACGGTTTTGAACCCAAAGGACTAGAGCTTATCCCTGAAGCTACAGCATTGGCAAAAGAATCAGATGTTGTGATACTGGCAGTAGGAGAGCAATACTGGATGAGCGGTGAGGGCGCAAGCATATCCAACATAACACTGCCGGGCGGACAGGAAAAATTAATTGAAGCTGTGGCTGCGGCAGGAAAGCCGATCATTACCGTTCTATTTAGTGGAAGACCTTATGACCTTCAATTGGTAAGCAAGGTTTCTTTGGCTGTCCTTCAAGCTTGGATGCCCGGTACAATGGCTGGTCTGGCTGTTTCAGATGTTTTGCTTGGAAAATACAACCCATCCGGTAAGTTAACAGTAACTTTTCCAATAAATACCGGACAGATCCCAATAAATTATAATTACAAAAGAACGTCTCATGATGTAAACGAATCCAATAAAAACGTGCGCTGGACCAATAAATATTTGGATATTCCTATTACTCCTTTATACCCATTTGGATACGGATTAAGTTATACGACTTTTGAATATTCAAATTTAAAGCTGTCCAGCAATCTTATAAATTCAGGGGAAAGTATATATGTGTCAATAGACATAACCAACACAGGAAAAGTATTTGGAGAAGAAGTGGTGCAATTATATCTGGCAGATTTGTTGTCTTCTGTTACAAGACCTGGCAAGGAGCTGAAAGGATTTTCAAAAATAGGCCTGGCACCAGGTGAAAATAAAACGGTTAAAATGGTTATTGAACCAAAAGATATGTCATTTTATAATAAAGATATGAAGTGGTCGCTGGAGCCGGGAACTTTTAAAGTAATGTTGGGTGCTTCTTCATCTGATATTAAACTGAGTGAAGAATTTACTATAAAACAATAATGATTCCATCTAGTCTCTGAAAGTAGAAATGCACAGCATCAAACCTTCAAAGAGATTATGGTATTATTAAATTTGAGCTTTCGGTTTATCTTTTGCAGCTAATTACTAATGTAGAAAATGCAGGTAAAACAATAAAAAAATATGAGTAAAGTAGTTGCATTCGGCGAAATAATGTTGCGTCTTTCAACAGAGAGACATCTTCGTTTTTCTCAGGCAAAAGAGTTTGGAGCATCTTATGGAGGCGGTGAATTTAATGTTTGTGTTTCTTTGGCAAATTATGGCGTAAATGCGGAGTTTGTAACCAGATTGCCTGAAAATGAAATAGGAGGATCTGCATTAAAAGAAATCCGAAAAATGAATGTCGAGTCTAAAAACATTGTTTACGGAGGAGAACGTTTAGGGATTTATTTTCTTGAAACAGGTGCAGGAACCCGCGGAAGCAATGTGGTGTATGATCGTGCGCACAGTTCGATGGCAACTATTCAAAAAGGAAATATTGATTGGGATAAAGTTTTGGATGGTGCCGAATGGTTTCATTGGAGCGGAATTACACCAGCCATTTCTCAAAGTGCTGCCGAAGCTTGTCTGGAAGCAATTAAAGTCGCTCACAAAAAAGGAATAACAATTTCTTGTGATTTGAACTACAGATCAAAATTGTGGCAATATGGCAAAACTCCAAGTGAAGTAATGCCAGAAATGCTAAAATATAGTAATGTGATTTTGGGAGATATTGACACTGCCTATTTTATGCTTGGAATCCCTAAAGTGAATCCGAATTATCAGGATGAAAAAACACTTCCAGCAGTGTATAATAAATTGTTTGAAGTGATTCCGAATCTTAAAGTTGTTGCAACGACACTTCGTTACTCTGTCAGTGCTTCTCATCAAAGAATAGGTGGGATTTTATACGACGGAAAAACAATTTATAGCACCTCAGTTAAAGAAGTAACGCCAGTAGTTGACCGTGTAGGAAGTGGAGATGCTTTTATGGGCGGATTGATTTATGGTTTACTGCAATATAAAAATAATAATCAAAGAGCTTTAGATTTTGCTGTTGCAGCGTGCTGTTTAAAACATACGATTGTCGGTGATTATAACCTGGTAACATTGAAAGAAGTTGAAAATAGGATTGATGGCGATGGTTCGGCATTAGTTTCAAGATAAAATAAAAATGGCAAAATATTCAAGAATTGAAGTGGCACAGCAAATGAAAGAAAACGGAATGGTTCCGCTGTTTTTTCATTCTGATATAGAATTAAGCAAAAAAGTACTGAAAGCTTGTTATGATGGAGGTTCACGTTTAATGGAGTTTACAAGCAGGGGCGATTTTGCTCATGAAGTTTTTGGTGAACTGAACAAATATGCTTTGGCAGAATTACCAGGAATGATGTTGGGAGTTGGTTCGATAACAGATGCTGCATCAGCTTCGCTTTACA contains:
- the bglX gene encoding beta-glucosidase BglX; protein product: MTALIMFCAFEVSSQSDKQMDMKVSALLSKMTLAEKVGQLNLATYVNENNTTNSLETLIKKGAVGSILKSNGAMTNLRLQKIAVEETRLGIPMMFQEDVIHGYKTIFPSPLGEAASWNLENIEKSASIAAREAAAGGIHLTYAPMVDITFDPRWGRIIEGAGEDPYYGSLVAAARVKGFQGTEMKSGKNVMACVKHFAGYGAALAGRDYNIADFSERTLRELYLPPFKAAIEAGAGALMTAYSAFDGIPASANKKLLTDILRKELGFKNLVITDWETINNLVKIGAAQDQKQAALQAIDAGVELDMTSGIYLKYLEELVNEGKVDIKIIDSAVKHVLEAKYKLGLFDNPYAFFDAKREKETLLNKAHLDFARKAARESMVLLKNENKLLPIDGQVKKIAVIGPMANAKKDMLSWWGGNYSQGKPEDVVSLVEGLKQSVDPSVVISYAEGVKLDGFEPKGLELIPEATALAKESDVVILAVGEQYWMSGEGASISNITLPGGQEKLIEAVAAAGKPIITVLFSGRPYDLQLVSKVSLAVLQAWMPGTMAGLAVSDVLLGKYNPSGKLTVTFPINTGQIPINYNYKRTSHDVNESNKNVRWTNKYLDIPITPLYPFGYGLSYTTFEYSNLKLSSNLINSGESIYVSIDITNTGKVFGEEVVQLYLADLLSSVTRPGKELKGFSKIGLAPGENKTVKMVIEPKDMSFYNKDMKWSLEPGTFKVMLGASSSDIKLSEEFTIKQ
- a CDS encoding sodium/solute symporter (Members of the Solute:Sodium Symporter (SSS), TC 2.A.21 as described in tcdb.org, catalyze solute:Na+ symport. Known solutes for members of the family include sugars, amino acids, nucleosides, inositols, vitamins, urea or anions, depending on the system.); protein product: MNQLQTLDYVTIIIYMLLMAGIGIFLGKYIKNIGDYFKGGSAVSWVAGGISNFMTKFSTFVFVAYAGIAYSDGLVAITIMWSTIFPSLIAVFVYAKLWKRAGIISPVEFLETRFNAPIRQIFSWCGVLLKLLDDMIKLYSIGIFVMAASGIPFETAIIYCGIVVSVYTVVGGFLAVIVTDVVQFVILLFSTFILVPLAYDAAGGIAHMQEVIPNNMNWFNGEKGMPIYLMVYYLTIIIKYLGNWTFIQRFYSAKSESDGKKIGILSAVLFLIFPVIFLFPAVAARVILPDLENPEMSYVALCLKLLPPGIMGLMIAAMFAATMSVLSAEFNVTASVLTRDIYQRLFRKNASPTESLWAARIMTLLVGTIVSIGALYVQKLGGAFEVNQYLSGIFSIPMIIPVIMGVIFWKPQPWGALASMVIGILLGIILNYTKVFSWEIATLIEVAVCVGVFMLSGLFLSQDSRYNEKVKAFFIKLSTPSTKTEEENDGVIGGLMMLYAVAFSVTGTMFVVMGFPSISGMSGKLAISSGIICLIGAVIFYSKGRKAKKT
- a CDS encoding sugar kinase; translation: MSKVVAFGEIMLRLSTERHLRFSQAKEFGASYGGGEFNVCVSLANYGVNAEFVTRLPENEIGGSALKEIRKMNVESKNIVYGGERLGIYFLETGAGTRGSNVVYDRAHSSMATIQKGNIDWDKVLDGAEWFHWSGITPAISQSAAEACLEAIKVAHKKGITISCDLNYRSKLWQYGKTPSEVMPEMLKYSNVILGDIDTAYFMLGIPKVNPNYQDEKTLPAVYNKLFEVIPNLKVVATTLRYSVSASHQRIGGILYDGKTIYSTSVKEVTPVVDRVGSGDAFMGGLIYGLLQYKNNNQRALDFAVAACCLKHTIVGDYNLVTLKEVENRIDGDGSALVSR
- a CDS encoding SDR family oxidoreductase codes for the protein MNNTQSKVAVVTGAGGTLCSEMARNLASQGYKLALLGRTLEKLKLVEEQIKEQGGTAISIAVDVSNTQSVAEAKEIIKKELGTCSVLINGAGGNQMDALTNTTEFQEDELNGKDGVKGFFNLNMDVFQNVINVNTMGTVIPSFVFGRDMASQKSGVIINIASMNSYRPLTKVGAYGMAKAGIANFTQWLATYLAPANVRVNAIAPGFFLNERSKKIMYNEDGSQTARAENVLGHTPMKRFGEASELIGCMNWLIDDKAASFVTGIVVPIDGGFLSSSGV
- a CDS encoding FAD-binding and (Fe-S)-binding domain-containing protein; protein product: MLSGNYKILFDKLVSTIDKQRVYHDSLSLLAYGTDASFYRLIPKIVIKAKDEQEVGFILRESSALGLAVTFRAAGTSLSGQAVTDSVLVVAGQHWKDYEILDNGNAIRLQPGIVGSRANILLDPYNKKIGPDPASINAAMIGGIASNNASGMCCGTAQNTYNTVKSMRIIFADGTILDTADAISRTAFQKQKPDLLKKIQGLAQRTKEDTVLAQRISGKYKMKNTTGYSLNALIDYNDPFEIIEHLMIGSEGTLGFISEITLQTVENHKYKAASLMIFQNVESACRVVSLLKNAPVAAVELIDRSGLRSVESDRGVPAYIKTLGPDACALLVDTRASDSQTLQVQISSILNIVSPYPIEFPAVFTDEPLEYALLWKIRKGLFPSVGAMRQSGTTVIIEDIAFRVEQLAEATLELQKLFMKWNYKEAVIFGHALEGNLHFVFTQNFDSQSEIDRYANFMDDVADLVVHKFDGSLKAEHGTGRNMAPYVEMEWGTQAYGLMKEIKAIFDPKNLLNPGVILNDDPKIHLKNLKPIPVSNAIIDPCIECGFCEPNCVSADFTLSPRQRIAVNREISRLHATGENPKELEALLDNFQFKADDTCATDGLCALSCPVNIDTGTFVKELRKNHIGKPSRTAYWIAAHLSFITAVLNRMLSVVRLFQLLLGNKIMYKISGFMRFVSGDRIPQWNNFMPSGASSLKSLENQITSHRKIVYYPSCINRTMGVSAEDNCQQQLSDVIVRLLHKGGFEVIYPSKLNNLCCGMPFSSKGYSDIAAETGLTLENALTAASENGKWPILSDMSPCLYTMRENAKKTKSTLKIYEPVEFINDILLHFLKINPLQETVAVFPVCSMKKMGLEDKLTELAQKCASQVIVPQTNCCGFSGDKGFEIPELNASGLSELREQLGPEVKRGYSNSRTCEIGLSLHSGISHQSIVYLVDEVSEGRRSTR
- a CDS encoding RraA family protein — protein: MSTDQYKKEVSMMKLDKLIEMRENISKATFPVSDDELLNRFQELYTGAINDVLREFCLMNQALPNYILPLREYRTVAGFAFTVKSSTSTKVSGEMEFRTQMLDEMHENAFVVWDSSKDEESTSWGGVMTATAKGKKIRAACLDGGIRDTHQILEADFPVFYKYRSSNGSLGRCLITDYQVPLQIGHVIIKPGDIVLGDVDGVLVVPRDIAFEVLVRAEEIKENEKKIFGWVAEGQSVRDITDKGGYF
- a CDS encoding mannonate dehydratase — protein: MKLSFLFFGNTPDEKWELCRQMGIDYAIAKLAPEITGMPSIDNFDSFEKSKEIYTNAGFELYGLEGDQFDMTRIKLGLPGKEQDIEKYCRMLENMNRLDVRLLCYNFMVTGWYRTRKDIKERGGAIVSGFSMKEAALEPASQYGIFTENQIWENYQWFVEQIMPVAESNGIKMALHPDDPPITPLHGISRILTSADAIDKALSFSQSPSHGLTFCQGTYTTMNENVEAMIEKHGKSNKIFFVHIRDVVGTPENFRETFHDNGPTDMFKMMQAYKAVGFDGPLRSDHVPTMAGESNEHFGYEMKGNLFGIGYIKGLMHGCGIK